The genomic window AGACGCTCCGGTATTTTCCTTTATCGTCAATGAAAAAGTGGCGGACAGGCTGAAGGTGAGGTGGATGAAATGAGCCGGGTGTTTCCCAGACATATCGGAATCCATATCCGGCTGATGTGCGCGGCCGTCCTTTTGATCAGTGCCACCACCCTGACCCTGGGGTACCTGGGGGTGAATATCATCCACCAGTTTGTGACCCAGCGGTTCAACCAGCGCATCGAGTTTATGACCCAGTACCTGGCCCTGAACTCGGAACTGGGCATCCTCATCGATGAACAGAACCTGCTCCAGGGCCTGGCCGGCAACATGCTCAAAGAAGATGACATCGCAGGTGTGGATATTCTGGACCATGACGGCCGAATACTGGTGGCAGCGGCCCGGGACATGGCCGGCCCTTTTGACAGGGTGGAAAAAAAAGTGTATCTGTCTGAAACAGATGAAAGTCCGGCCTGGGCCGGGCAGATGACCGGAGGCCGCAGCAACGGGTATATCGGCCGGGTTGTGGTCACCTATTCCACCCGGGGAATTCAGGAACTGGTGAACCGCATGACCCACCGGTTTGTCTATATCGCATTGGCACTCACCCTGCTGGCAGGGGGGCTGTTCTATGTGATGTCCCGGACCCTGGTGGCGCCTCTGGTCGGTCTGGCCGAAACCGCCAGAAAAGTGTCTTCAGGCAACCGGTCTGTGCGGGCGGCCCCGGGCAACACCCCGGAAATCGGCAGGCTGGCCGATGCATTCAATGATATGCTGGACTCTCTGGCGGAAGGCCGCCGGACCCTGGTACAGACCTATGAAAAAATGACCCGCCAGGAAACCCTGGCTGAGGTGGGCAAATTTTCCATGATGATCGCCCATGAGGTGAAAAATCCTTTGGGCATTATCAAAAGTTCGCTGGAGATGATGAAATCAGACCTGGATATCCCGCCGGACAACATTCTGATGGCCTATGCCGAAGAGGAAATTGTCCGGCTCAATACCCTGATCGAGAGTTTTTTGATGTTTTCCAGGCCGGCCAAACCCCGGTTTGAGCAGGTGGACCTGAACCAGCTGATGGAACAGGTGATCATGGGGTTTGAGATTCAGTATGATGCATCCGACCTGGTTCTGGACTGCCGGATTCCGGATACGCCGTTTATGGCAGAAGCTGATTTTGATCTGCTGTCCCGGGGGATCGGCAACCTGGTCCGGAACGCATGCGAAGCAAACGGCGGTAAAGGCACAGTCACAATCCATGTCAGGGAAAAGCACCGCAAATGGGTGCTGACCGTTTCCGACCAGGGCAGAGGCATCAAACCGGAAGACCGGCACCGGATTTTTGAACCGTTTTTCACCACCAAGGCCACAGGCACGGGCTTAGGCCTGGCATTTGCCGACCAGGTGGTCAAAGCCCACGGGGGAAGTATCCGGGTGGATGCTGATTTTAAGGGCGGGGCACGGTTCAGTGTCACCTTGTTTGCCAACACCCTGGCACAGAAAATGGCTGAACAAAGCCCCCCCGGTGACCCAAAACAGGTAACATAAACAAAGGCAGCGTAAGAAAATGGCCCAGATCCTGATCGTTGATGATGAGAGCAAAATGCGGACCCTGCTTTCCATGATGCTAACAAAAAAGGGATTTGCCGTGGACCAGGCCGTCCACGGCCGGGATGCCATGGAAAAGATGGCCAAAACAACCTATGATGTGGTGATTTCCGACATCAAGATGCCGGAAATGGACGGCCGGCAGCTGATCAAAACAATGCGGGAAAACAAGATCCTGACCCCGGTGGTGTTTATCACCGCCTTTGCCACCATTGATTCCGCTGTGGACATGATGCAGCAGGGGGCCAGTGATTATGTGACCAAACCCTTTGATGAAGCCAGAATCCTGCTCACCGTGCAGAAAGCCATGACCCTGAACCACCTGATTGTGGAAAATCAGGAAATGAAAGCCGCCATGGCCCGGGACCGGCAGGCCCATGACCTGGTTTTTGCCTCCAAAGAGATGGAACAGGTGGTGGCGCTGGCCGAAAATGTGGCCACTGTGGACACGGCCGTGCTGATCTTAGGGGAATCGGGCACGGGCAAGGAAGTGGTGGCCAATCATATCCATAAAAAAAGTCTGCGGGCGGACAACCGGTTTGTGCCGGTGAACTGTGCGGCCATCTCCTCCAATCTGGTGGAATCGGAGCTGTTCGGGTATGAAAAAGGCGCGTTTACCGGAGCTGCCGACCGGACCCGGGGAAAGTTCGAGTTTGCCACCGGCGGGACTCTGTTTTTAGATGAGATCGGGGACCTGCCCATCGAGTCCCAGGGCAAACTGCTGAGGGCCCTGCAGGAGAAAAAATTTCAGCGGGTGGGGGGAAATCAGGAAATTCCCGTGGATGTGCGGGTGATCTGCGCCACCAACCGGGATTTAGAGCAGATGGTGAACCAGAGCCGGTTTCGCCAGGATCTGTATTACCGGGTCAACGTATTTCCCATTTTTATTCCGCCGCTGCGTCAGAGAAAGGGAGACATCGTGCCCCTGGCCCGGTATATCATGACCACATTTTCGTTCGGCAAAGACCATGAACTCACGGACGCGGCGTGCAGAAAACTGCAGGAATATACCTGGCCCGGCAATGTCAGGGAGCTGGCCAATGTCCTGGAACGGTGCCTGATCCTGACCCGGGACACCCGGACCATTACTGCGGACACCCTGGCTTTTCTCCAGACAGGGCCGGCCACGACCGGGCAGGTGGCTGTCCGGCTGCCCGCCAACGGGATTGCATTGCAAAAAGTCCAGATGAGCCTGGTGAAACAGGCCCTTGCCGCTGCGGGCAACAATCAGACCACAGCGGCCAAACTGCTGGGACTGAGCCGGTCCAAATTCAGGGTCCTGGTCAAGAACATGGAAGAAGACAAGAACATGGAAGAAGAATAAATGGGCATTGTTTTCAGAGACATTCAAGTAAAAGCCGGACGATGGATGCTGCCGGCCCTGCTGATCTTGTTTGTGATCATTCCGCTTTCGGCCCCGGCCCCGGCCCGGGGAGCGGACACCATGCTCATGTTTGTCGGAGAGGACCAGGAAGTGCTGTCCATCGCCTCCCGCCGCACGGAGGCGGCCTGGAGCGCCCCGGCCGTGGCGGATGTGGTCACAAAAGAAGAGATGGATTCAAAAGGGGCCTTCACCATTGCCGATGCCCTTGAAGATACCCCGGGATTTTACATGAACCGGACGGAAAAGGGCAGCATTCCCTATCTGCGTGGCATTGAAAATTCAGCCCTGTTTTTGTACGACACCGTACCCATGGGGTCGGGTATCCGCAAATCCGGTGCCATGATCGATCACCAGACTTCCCTGGCCCCGGTCAAGCGCATCGAGATTGTCCGGGGGACCGGGTCCGTGCTCTGGGGTCCGGATGCGTTTGCCGGGGTGGTGAATGTGGTGCCCATGTCCGGAAAAGACCTGGACGGGGTCCGGACCGGTCTGATCTTCACCGCCCCCGATACCCCGGGGGAAGCATTTGTGAATCTGGGGCGGGATCAGGGGGACTGGGCCACGTTTTTTTCCGTGTCCGGACGCCAGGGCAACGATAATGACGATGCCTTCAATGTCATCGGGTTCTGGAACGACGGCATTATCCCGGAATCCCCGGATTCCCGTTTCGGCACCGGGCAGATTGACGATTCCCGAACCATCAACGTCTATGGCAGTACCACGTTCCAGGACTGGCTGACCCTGTCTGTGCGGGTCAATGATGCCAGAAATGCCTATACCGCATTTAACTGGGATCACACCCTTGCCTGGCAGGAGCGGGTGGATACGTTGTCCACCGTGGTCAAACTGGAGGCGGCCCGGCGGTTCACCCCGGACAAAGGCCTGCGGTTCACGGGATATTATGCCCATACCGGCCTGGATCAGTCCATTGTGGACCTGACCCTGGATCATTCAGAATCCGCATTGTATGGGGAACTTATCTATGACCAGGCTTTGTTCCACGCCCGGGGGCTCTTGACCGTGGGTACGTCTTTTCGACAAGATGAGATTGACCGGGTCCCGGTCTGGGAGAGTTTTTTTCCGGATTTTTTTGATGAACGCAACCGGTATGTGCTGCCGCTGATGCATACCGTGGATGTAAAAAATAACCTGGGTTCCGTGTTTGCCCAGTACCAGCATGATTTTGACCGGATTGAAGTCTGGGCCGGGGCCCGGTATGACGATCATTCCGCGTATGAAGACAAGGTCAGTGCCAGCGCGGGGCTGGCATGGGACCTGGGGCAGTTCCGGTTCAAAACCATCTATGGCACGGCCTACCGCACCCCGTTTGCCAGTCAGCTCAGAACCGGGGAACGGGACCGGCTGGAAGAGATCCGGAACCTCAATGCCAGGATTGCCTGGGAAAATCCGGATACCCGGGCCGCTGTCACATTTTTCAAAAATAAAATTAACAACCATGTCACCGAAGACCGGTATGCCGGGGCCGGGCTGTCCAGCCCGAACAGCCAGACCATTGACGGGGTTGAACTGGCACTGGAACATAAGCTGGTTGACCGCCTGACCCTGTCCGGCAGCCTTACACTGCTGGATAACACCGGTCCGGATGAAACCTATTTTTATCTGTCCCATGGTTTTCCTGAAGATGTGTTTCTGGAACGCGCCTATGCCTATGATACCGGTCCCGACATTCTGGGATCGGTCAAGGGGACCTGGCGGATCACAGACAGTGTCACCCTGGTGCCGGAGCTTCGGTATTTTTCCGGGTCTACACTCTATTACCCCAAAGACGACATCACCCGCACATGCGCCGGCGCCTGGACAGCGGATCTCAACCTCATGATCAGGGACCGGTTTCCCTTTGACCTGTCCATTCATCTCAACAACCTGTTCGACACCGACTACAGTTCGCCGGGCCTGTATTCTGTCATCGAAAACCAGGGGTTTTCCGGGGCCGTGATGCTCCGCATGAACTGGTAGATGTCATATGGTTAAATGCATCATGTTTGGGTCAGATCTGGCCAGCTGGAAATGGCGCTATGCCGGTGCCACAGGGGATTTTGATTCGGCACGATATTTGCTGTATCAGATTGGCAATATGAAAAATACAATTTTCCAAAAACTGATAAAGGCGCTTATGGCAGTGAGCCTGGTTATATGCATGGCAGCGGGTTCTGTCCCGAATGTCCATGCATCAGACACCCATGGTACCCGTCAGTATATCCTGGATCTGATCAACTGGATCCGCCTGGATCCGGTGGAGTATGCCCGGGGGCTGGGGTATGATGCCCAGACTTTGATGGATCAAAACCCCTGGTTGATCACGCTTGTGGAACAGGGCCTGCCCATGGTGGTATCCCGGGAATATCTGCAATTGCAGGCAGCGGCCCGCAATGATATGAGCGGTGCCGCACCTGAGCCGGAACCTTCTTTATCCCAGGACCCTGCTGAAACCGGCCAGATCTCGGGTGCGGTCTCTTTTCTGAATTTTGTTGATCCCCAGGCTGCCGTCGGTTTTGTCATCAACCACCAGTTCAAAAAAGAACTGGACCCGGGGTTTTCAGGCAGGCGGCTCATATTGAACCCCAGCCTGGACTTTGCCGGTGCAGATTTCAGGGCCGACCGGTCAACAACCGATGGGTCACGGCTTGCCTACCAGGTGATGGCCGTGCTGGGATCAGGAATTACAAGGTCCCAGCGCCAGATGTTGAACCTGATCAACCAGGTGCGCCATGACCCGACAGCAGCGGTCCGTGTTCCGGATTATTCTCTGGCCCAGTTTGCCGGGCGGGTGCGTACCCCCCTGTTTTTCCATGATGTGCTCCAGGCCTTTGCCGATACCGAATTTCTCAGAACACCTGAATACGCCATTCATGCGCAAAATTTCGGGTATCCGGGACTCTGGGTGACCCGGTCTTCAGTGCTTGAGATTTTTCCCAAAACCGATGCAGACACCATGGTATCCTGGCTGTTTTCCGCCCTGGTGCTCAACGAAGCCAAAGGCCTGGCCGGCGGGCCTGTGATATTCGGCTCTTATTACACAGATGCCGGCATCAGCCTGGCTTTTACCAGCGGACAGACACTGGATCATGCCAGTCTGGCTCTGGTCACGGGCATTACCGAACAAGATACCCCCGGGTATTCAAGAATCTATGGCATGGTCTATGCCGATGCCAACCAGGACCGGGTCTACACCCCGGGGGAGGGCAGATCCGGCAGAACCGTTTCTGTCTATGACCTGGTGACTTTTCAGCCCGCTGCCACTGTGGTGACCGATGAAACCGGCCATTTTTCTGTCCGCCTGCCTTCGGACAGACCCTATGCCTTCCAGACCGGGGAGGGTGACACCCTGGTTTCCCGGGACCTTTATTTAACGGAAAATCAGTTTTTCTCCCTGCCCGTGCCGGTTGATGCCCTGCCATGAAAACCCCCCTGGAAGCATTTATGACCTGGTTCGACAGCAGGCCCCTTGCCCTGCGCCAAAACCTGGCCCATCTCTTTATGGTGGTCACCACTGAAGATGCCGTGCACATGACGGCGGATCCGGCCCGGTCCTTGAAAACATTTCGCGCCTGGGCTGTCCGCAGGGATTTTCCCTTGCGCATTGCCGCCAGAATGTTTTATATTCGGTCAGTTTTTGATATGGTGGTTTTCCACCACCATGAAATGCTTCCGGAACAAGGACTGCCCCCGGGCAACATTGTCCAGATATCCGGACCCCAGTGGCAGGCGGTGTTTGATTCCTGGAAGCAGCTGCGGCAAGATGAACTCACAGACACCTATATTCATTCCTGGACTTCCTGGATGATCAAACTGCATACGGAGACAACGTGATCCGGTTTTATTTAATGGTACCCATACTTTTGCTCATCGTACTATGCCCTTTTTTTGCCCTGGCAGGCCAGACCATGACACTGGACCAGTGCCTGACCTATGGATTTGAAAACAACCCTACCCTCAAGGGCGCCGACTACCAGGTGGCGGCAACCCGTGAAAATGCAAAATCCCTGCGTGCGGATTTTCTGCCGTCTCTGTCCACCAGTTATTCCCTTAACCGTTTGCAGAACCAGAGTGCCCATGGCCCGACGGAAGAGGATTACCTGGACCAGAATGCCAGAAATTTTTCCGTCCGCGTTTCCCAGGTGCTGTTTGCCGGATTCAAGATTGCCAATACCCATGACAAGGCAAAAATCGACATTGAAAGAACCCGGGCAGAACGGGAACTGGCCAGGCTGGAACTGGCCTACAATATCCAGCTCACTTTTTTTCAACTCATGAAAGCCAAAGAAGATGTCAAAGTGGCTCAAGATTCCATTGAACGTCTGGAGCAGGGGGTGAAATCAGCCCAGGCCTATTTTGAAAAACAGTTGATTTCCAGGGCAGAGGTGCTGTCCGCCCGGGTGGACCTGGCAGATGCCCGGCAGCAGGCCAGTATTGCCGGAAATGAGGTAAACCGCAAGCGTATCGCCCTGTTTTCTTTAATGAACATGCCCATGGACCCGGCCGTGGCGTTTACCGGGGGCCTGGATTTTTTCGATGGCGGGTATCCGGCGGAATTTGACCAGTGCTGGCAGATCGCCAAAGACAACCGCCCGGATATCGAAAGCCTTGAAAAACAGGTGGCCATGCTGGAAAAAGATATGGAGATTGCCTCCGGCAGCTACCTGCCCCAGATCAAACTGGACTTAGGATACCATGACCAGGACAGAGATTATGACGCACCGGTGGAAACCTTTTCAGGATCTGTTGAACGGGACCAGCGCAACCGCTACTGGTCCGCCGGGGTGACGGCATCCTGGGAGTTGTTTGACGGCGGCCGGTCCTGGTATCGGCGCAAAAAAAGCCTTAACCAGGTGTATCAGGTCCGGGAGCAGATCAAGGAAATTCAGCTGTTCATCCGGGAAGGGATCAGAAAAGCATTGTTTTCCATTGCCGAGGCAGACGACAGAACGGCTGCGGCAAAAGTGGCGGTCACGGCGGCCCGGGAAAACTATGCCATGGAGGAAAGACGGCTGGAGGCCGGCCTTACAACCATCCCCATGCTTTTGGATGCCCAGATCCGCCTGGCCCGGGCCCAGGGAAATTACACCCGGGCCATGCTGGATTATCAACTGGGACGGGCGGAACTGGGCTTTATGCTGGGAAACAGATAGGCAAATCAATCAAATGAAATAACGTCATCATTTCCCAGAAAGGTGTTGAAATCAGGCGGCTCAGCTGCGGCCCCGGCCTGGGCCTGGTGCATGGTTGACAGTTTTTCAAAAATTTGGATATTGCCCATGGACAGCAGCTGGCCATAGGCAATGGGCAGACTTCCCGCCTTGCGCAGCTTGAGAAACGATTCATCTGCCAGGGTGTTGAGTTTGGCTTCATCCACCCGGTACAAACCCGTGATCGGTTTTTCCTGGTCGCCGTCTTTAATCTTCAACTGCCATTTGGTAATTATCCCGGCTTCAGCCAGGGCGTTGACCGCCTGATTGGTGACCGCCCTGTTTTGTTCGATCTGGGAGAGAAAGTTCAATATTTCCTGTACCGGCCCGGAAACCTGCCCCTGTTCATCAAAAAAAGGTTCAGCACCCGGATCATCCAGGATGAGTCCTGAATCTTCATTGACACAAAGAATCAGGTCATCGCGGCCTTCCGCCGCCGCCAGCATGAACGGGTACCCCCGGAAAACAGCAGGCACATATCCGCCAAGCCACTGGCCGTTTTGGCCTGTGAACATGTTCGTGCCCGGGGTAAGGGACAAGACCGCAACCAGGGAAAATGTGTCCTGGTGTTTGACAAAAGCCATGGGAAGGGTGGAAACGGCCCTGGCTATTTCCGCACCTGCCAGGGGTGCCAGGTTGTCTTTGGCGGCAAAATCATAAGATTGATATCTTTTCCAGGATTTTCCGGCATGGGTTTCTTTGGTAATGGCCGCAAGTTGTGGCATGTTAAATCAGGGTCCTTTTGTTTGTTTTATGGTTAAAAACCGGTAATAATCAGGTGGCAAAAATGAAGGGGGAAAATCTGATAACCGCTGGTTTTCCCCCTGTGGCCACAATTTTATTATGCCGTCACCATAAAACATCTGCCTGAAATTATCAATGGTATAGTGGGCCCTGTTGTCTAGGCAGCTTTTGGCTCAAAGCCATCGGGTTTGTCCACCCTGGCCATCTGTGCAGCAATGTCTCCAGGGAATTTAAGGGCCGTGCCCAGCTTACACAAACGATCCTGCACTTAACGCATCAGAGGTGACCCCAGACAACAAAATCCAGGTATCAGCGGTTGCAATGTCTGTGTCATCCACGGCCGTGGTATCAAGCAGCAGTGTGTCCGTGCCTCCGCCGTCTGCGGCAATGGTAAAGGTGTCCTCAGCGTATGTGCCGGAAAGAAAAATCGTCGTGGTTGCGGCAAAGTCCGCTTTATCCATTGTAAGACCTGAAACAGCCGCACCACCAGTGCCTACGTCAATATTATCGTTTACACCAAAATTGCGGACAATATCAAGGCCGTTACCAAAAGTGATCGTGTCTCCTGTTGCGATGTTGCTTGTGATGGTATTGGCAGTACTGGCCATGCTGTCACCATCGGCCTGTACAATTTTGTCTATGGATGCAAAATTGGCATAAAGGTTGATGGTATCTGCGCCCGCACCCGCGGTGATGGTGTTAAGCCCGTCCGCAGATGTCGCATGCAGGGCAATGGTATCGTCGCCCGCACCCGTTGTAATAGAGGTCGCACCTTCACTGGAGGTTGCATTCACGATGACATCGCTCGCACCCGTACTTGTAATCGTCTGCGCACCTGATCCAGTGGTTGTTACATCGATCTGGCTGAATTTAACACCAGAAAGGACGATCGCGCCTGCTGCGGAATCCGCTGTCACTTTGGCAGTCCCGGTAAAGGAGGCCATGTCAATTGTAATCGCACCGGCACCCGTTGTGGCCGTCCACAGATCAACACCGCCCGAAGCAAATGCGGTATTGAAATTAGTGCCCGTGATAATGTCGTGTGCGCCACTGCCGGTTGTGCTCATCACAATATTCTCGATCCCGGAAATACCCGTCCAAAGGGTGTCTGGCAGGTCGATGGCCACATCTTCAAAATGGTTGATATGCAGGGTATCCGTACCGCCGGCACCATCGAGGATGTCTCCACTGTTAAACGTATTCTGGGCAAGGAAAGTAACACCATCATAAATGCCGTAAAAATGATCATTCGCCGCACCTCCGGTGAAAGAGTCATCATTGGTGGTGAGTTGGAAATTCATGCCTTTGGCCGGCGTTCCTCCTGTCTCATCAGTCTCATCGGTTTCATCGATTTCATCGGTTTCACTGTTCACTGCCTCGCTGACAGGGACTTCAGTCACTGGAATCCCTTCGCCGGCTCCATAGACGTTATAATGGTGCAAGGCAGAAAAACCCTGAGCGTTGAAGAATGCTTTTAATTCAGCGACACTTTTGGTGGCCCATTCAGCGCTGGTGTCGGCATTGGCCTGCAGGTCAGCGAGTTTGGAAGCATAGTAAGAAGACTCATCAAAGGCGTTGGAAGGATTGATCCCTTCCTGGGAGCCGTACTGGAGATAGTGGTTGTAGACGTCTCCGGTCCAGGCAGCAACGAATGCGGCCCGGGCGTCACTGATGGTTGAATACCCGCCCGCGTTGAACATGGAAACTGCCTTGGCCTGGGTGTACTCGTCAGCGTTGAAAAAGGCGTTAGGGGCTAGGCCTTCCTGGTAACCATACAGCTGATAATGCGATTCTGCGGTAAAATTCTGATTGGTTAAAAGTGTTTCCAGATCAGTGGTTGTCTTTCCCACCCACTCCGGAAGAGTCGTTTGTAGTGCCGTCAATTTTGCCTGAAGATAATAGGCTTTATCAAATCCTGGTAATGGCATGTTTTTTCTCCTTAAATAATTATGCGGTTCTGAACAATTCTCAGCCATCGTTGCCGGAAAGCATCTTTTTCTGCGAAATTAACGTCGAATCGAGACAAGGAAGGTTATTTTCTCTGACCATTAATCTGGTGACAAAAATTATAATTGTTTCCCGGCTGGCGGATGACTGTATCACTTGATAGTTCAATATTTGTGCCAGAGTTCCATAAGACGGCATCGCGCTTTTATCCTTCTGATTTGTTTGAACATTTGCCCTTTATCATATTTTCAGGCAAACCGCATCCATCAGACAAAAACGGTCATATGCAACCTTTGGTCAAATTGGACCACACAAAAAAGGGGACAGATTTATTTTTAAGAAATAGAAAAAAGGGGACAGATTTATTTTTGAGAAATGGCGAAGAAAGGGAGGGAGGCAGATTTAAAAAAAGGGGACAGATTTATTTTTAAGAAATAGAGAAGAAAGGGGGAGGCAGATTTATTTATGTCCGGTGCTCATAATTTTATATCCACTCAGGTAAAAGACCCGTGCGTTTAACTGTCACATTTATTCTTTATTTTTCTTCGGCCTTCCCGGCCCTCGAAATTCAATACGCTGGTTTAATTTTTCTTCAATTTGGTCGACAAATTTTTTGCTGCCGGTCAACTGCCCCCGTTGAAGCGATTCCCGTATCAATTCCCATTCGCCCTGGGGAATGACGGCATTCACCCATTGCTCATATTTTTTTTCCCGATTCTCCCGGGAACTGTCCAGTTCCATATAGCATGAATCATAATCCAGCCATTTCAAGGACCTTATGCCCACTTTGCTCTGATAACTTGACCAGGGATAAGCTTCAGGTCGAGAGACCATGCCCGCCCTTACAGGATTTAATTCAATATAGCGGCTGCAGGACAGAAGATATTCTTTTGTACTTATCGGGCTTGACTTATACCGGCCTTCCCATAAACTTCCCGTGCGTTTTTCCATTTTATTGATATATCTTGTCTGCCGGCCGTTTACACGTTTCATGAGCTGTGAAAGTGTTGTCACATCCTTTCCAGGATTAATAATGAGATGAACATGGTTGGTCATCAGGCAAAAGGCATAAATTTGGCACCCCAGTTTTTCCTTCCACTCCACAAGGGTGTCAAGATAATACTGGTAATCAGCATCTGATGCAAATACCACCTGCCTGTTATGCCCCCTCTGAACGATGTGATGGGGACATTCAGGAATTATGACTCGGGCTTTTCTTGGCATGATCTCACCCTATCACAAAATGAAAAATAAATCTGTCCCCTTTTTGTTGCCCGGTGCCAACTTGGCTGTTTTCAAAGTGAGGATACAAAACACCGACATCCGGAAAGGAAAGTGATCAGGCTATCGGTGTATTTATTATCTGAAAACCAGGGAAACAATATTTTTGGTCACGATCTATTTTTTTGTGTCCCCTTTTTTGCTTTTTTTGCCTTGCCATATGTCGGCCAATGAACTATATTTGTGATATGGAATTTGAATGGGACCCCGATAAGAGTGACCGCTGCTATGAAGAGCGCGGGTTTGACTTTGCCCATGCAGCACAGGGATTTTTTGATCCTGACCGTATTGTAATAAAAGATAACAGATATGATTATGGAGAAAACCGCTATCTGATGATAAGCAAAATCCAGGAACGTGTGTTTGTGGTCATATTCACACCACGTGACAATGCAATTCGCATCATATCAGCTCGGAAAGCCAACCAGAGGGAGGTGAAACAATATGAAACAACATCGCATGACGATTGATCCCCGCCTTATGTCCCTGGCTTCAATCGGACGTATCGATCCAGACCGTGTGGATGCAACCACTGAAGAGGAAATAGCACAGCAAAAAAAGGCTGATGACAGAGTAGCCATGCAGGATGCAGCAAGATATGCCCGCCGTATAAGAAAACGCCTGGGTCTGACCCAAACGGAATTTTCCCTGCGCATCGGTGTTTCTGTTGACACCATCCGCAACTGGGAACAGGGAAAACGATGCCCGACCGGGGCTGCCCGGTCCCTGCTTAAAGTTCTTGACAAGGCGCCTGAAGCCTCTCTTGCAGCGCTTGATTGATACCTTGGTGGGTCCTTGTATTTCAAGGAACTGACGCTGCTCTTTTTCCCCGACATCGCTGCCAGGATCGCTGATGAAAGTTTTAAGTTTTAAGCTTAAAACTTTCATAGATATAGCCGATGTCAGCCACATAGCCGGATGTCCAGGTCATGGAAAAAATTTCCTTTGTGGATGGGGTCAGATTTTGCTTTTTTGCTATTGGGCGTGGGTGGCCTCTTCAAGCACACCTGCAGCCCACTGATTAATACTTTTACCGCTGACTTCTGCCGCTGCAGCTACCGAGGCATGAATTTCTGCAGGAATTCTTAACATAAGATTGCCGGAATATGTTTTGTTGGGTTGCTGACCCAGTTTTTTGCAGGCGGCAAGGTAATTATCGATTGCTTCGCCAAAAGCAGTTTCAAGCTCGGCAACAGATTCACCGTGAAAGCCAATTACATCACGGATACCAATAACCCGACCGGTAAAAATGCGGTCTTCGGCATCAAACTCTACCTTGGCAAAATAGCCCTTATAATTCATTCCCTTCATGGCGCTTCTCCTATTCTGGTTAAAAAATCACGAGCATCTTTAACCCTGTATTTCAAGGCTGCCTTATCAGGATGAGGCCGATGAAAATACGCCCTGACTCCATCCTTTTCAAAAGTGACACCTGACCCGCCGGATCCTTCTATAACTCGGCATCCCAACGCAGTAAACAAGGCCTCGATCATTTTCCATTCCATATTTCCGTTCGTCGGATTTTTGAAGATGGCAGCCAGTGTCTTTCGATGTTTTGTGTTCATGTTTTGTATTATAATATTCTCGCGCCCTTCTTGCAATCAAAAA from Desulfotignum phosphitoxidans DSM 13687 includes these protein-coding regions:
- a CDS encoding SapC family protein; this encodes MPQLAAITKETHAGKSWKRYQSYDFAAKDNLAPLAGAEIARAVSTLPMAFVKHQDTFSLVAVLSLTPGTNMFTGQNGQWLGGYVPAVFRGYPFMLAAAEGRDDLILCVNEDSGLILDDPGAEPFFDEQGQVSGPVQEILNFLSQIEQNRAVTNQAVNALAEAGIITKWQLKIKDGDQEKPITGLYRVDEAKLNTLADESFLKLRKAGSLPIAYGQLLSMGNIQIFEKLSTMHQAQAGAAAEPPDFNTFLGNDDVISFD
- a CDS encoding REP-associated tyrosine transposase; translated protein: MPRKARVIIPECPHHIVQRGHNRQVVFASDADYQYYLDTLVEWKEKLGCQIYAFCLMTNHVHLIINPGKDVTTLSQLMKRVNGRQTRYINKMEKRTGSLWEGRYKSSPISTKEYLLSCSRYIELNPVRAGMVSRPEAYPWSSYQSKVGIRSLKWLDYDSCYMELDSSRENREKKYEQWVNAVIPQGEWELIRESLQRGQLTGSKKFVDQIEEKLNQRIEFRGPGRPKKNKE
- a CDS encoding BrnT family toxin; translated protein: MEFEWDPDKSDRCYEERGFDFAHAAQGFFDPDRIVIKDNRYDYGENRYLMISKIQERVFVVIFTPRDNAIRIISARKANQREVKQYETTSHDD
- a CDS encoding helix-turn-helix domain-containing protein codes for the protein MKQHRMTIDPRLMSLASIGRIDPDRVDATTEEEIAQQKKADDRVAMQDAARYARRIRKRLGLTQTEFSLRIGVSVDTIRNWEQGKRCPTGAARSLLKVLDKAPEASLAALD
- a CDS encoding type II toxin-antitoxin system HicB family antitoxin gives rise to the protein MKGMNYKGYFAKVEFDAEDRIFTGRVIGIRDVIGFHGESVAELETAFGEAIDNYLAACKKLGQQPNKTYSGNLMLRIPAEIHASVAAAAEVSGKSINQWAAGVLEEATHAQ
- a CDS encoding type II toxin-antitoxin system HicA family toxin; its protein translation is MNTKHRKTLAAIFKNPTNGNMEWKMIEALFTALGCRVIEGSGGSGVTFEKDGVRAYFHRPHPDKAALKYRVKDARDFLTRIGEAP